The Aspergillus nidulans FGSC A4 chromosome VIII genome contains the following window.
ATCTTTGAAGTAcggctttggcttgtttgTTTCCTCATCGAAAGCTAATGATAGCTGGGGAACACCATATCCACATGAGGTTTGTACCTGTTTTGAATCCCGGTGTTAGTGGTCTCTCATCTCTAAAAATGGACTCAAGTGAAAAACAACCTTGAAAACGTCCAATCGAATAATGGCTCGCGCTCCCAACAGCGTCTTCCCTCCCATACGCTCAAGATATGGCCCAAAGTCAGAATCGCTCCATTCAATCACAGAGCCAGTacagaagaagcgcaaaatGCGGGGAGCTGCATCgaaagagcagaagaggatGGTGATTCGGCCATTTTCGCGGACGTGACTAATGGTCTCACTACCAGAGCCCGTGGCATCCACGTATGCCGCCTCGTTCGGTCCCAGTATGGCAAATGATGCGTCTGGTAGACCTTTGGGTGAGATGTTGATATGGCGGCCACGGAGAGGAGCAGATGCCGTGAAAAACACCTTCTGGTTCAAGGCCCAGTCGCGAAGTTCCGGAGAGATCGATGGGTAGAATTTGGGCATTCTGAATGCTTTGGGAGAATAGGGAAGAATGAAAACATAAGATGAGGTGCGACGGCAGTTACCTCGTATCACAGCAAAAGCGGAGGCGGTCTCCGACTCCGGTGAGATGAGTTGAGTCTAGGAAACGGTCTGCAGGTGATTTCATGAGTCACCAAGCCACCCAAGTCTAAAGCCATGTCGCTATACAATATCATAGAGAAAAAAAGTCATCCCGTATATACTCCCCCAGGCATATTCCCAAGGACACCCGAGAGCCCAGGCAATGGTCAACATAGATGGACCCGTCATACGCCATACGCATGACCCTGGAACCATCTTGCATACTTCTTCTTGGGACATCGTCCTGGGGCAGTACAAGTGGGAAGGGGTGCTCTGTAGGTTCGGCCTATGTCGGGACGTCCCTGAAGTCTGTTATGCAGCCGAATAATATGAATCCCATCAACATTGTAGAACTGCTCCGCATGGTTTGCGGTTCCGCGATTCATCCGCAGCGGGGTTTGAGCTTATCGACGTCTTGTAACTCTTGCTTACCCTTAGAGAAGACTCCAACCGCACCAAGGCCAAAGTTTAAAGGGATTATCCGGGGATAAGGAATCTATGCCTCGTGGGGTTGAGGGGGAGTCAGCAATGTTTAGTAATCCGTGTGGGCCAATTGAGAAACGAGGACCACACAAGACAATGTGCAATGAAACCTTGGTGGTACACCAGCATAGCTAAGTATCCGCGGGCAGCGAACATTCCGTACAGATTCTCGAGACGAACCGATACCGCGGATCCATTTTCCAGCATGTCGACCAAACTGCAAATACAAGTGTACGAAGGACGGCGTATAGTAACGGAAGGACTCCGAGCCAAGCAACCGAGAATGACGTCTCAGACTCTGCGAGTGAGGCGGGCTCCAATCAGGGAACTTCTGCATGGTCATCAACCCCGCATGATCTTCTCATCACGCCTCTTGGTTCGTAATTTTCATTTTTGCATTACGGCCTCGGTTATCATCGCAGGCTCCACCACATAGTCTCAAGATAGGTCCAGAATCAGTCCGCTCTACGGGGGGTAAATCGTAAATTGCAATTCGCATTACGGTCTGGGTTATCGATCGCGGGGATCCTCAACTTTGTTTCAGAACCAGGGTGCTGTAGGTTGTAGATCGTAAGTTTCATCCTGCATTACCCGCCTCGGTTATTATCGCGAGCTCTTCAACGTGTTTTCAGAATCATCTAGGCTGTGGAGGCAGTGGGCACCGCGGCGAAGGGGACGGAATGCAGTTCACCTGGACTGGCTCTTGAAGACCAGTGGGGCACTTCGGCGGGTTGCTAGCTTGCTACATGTAATTTCCATGGGTAACAgctatcctcaacaagagCGGCTCCGCTTGACCTGTTCCcctcctttcccctcttttgCTGCGACCACTGGCTCAGTGCTACCAAAGCCAGAGCGGTATTATTAAAGCTCCCTCGTCCTCCCACCGAGCCAGCATTTCTCCCTACTCCAACTCTCCTCTCCCAAGATACCCATATTTCCCGCTCACCATGTCTGATTTGTTCACCACCATCGAGACTCCGGTCATCAAATATGAGCAGCCTCTCGGCCTGTATGACGTTTTCTCGCCTCCTGATTTTTTTTGTGTTGTGTTTATTAACGATCATTGGGTTGTAGGTTCATCAACAACGAGTTCGTGAAGGGCGTTGAGGGCAAGACCTTCCAGGTCATCAACCCCTCCAACGAGAAGGTCATCACCTCCGTCCACGAAGCCACCGAGAAGGATGTTgatgtcgccgtcgctgcTGCCCGTGCTGCCTTTGAGGGGCCATGGCGCCAGGTCACCCCCTCTGAGCGTGGCATTTTGATCAACAAGCTGGCGGATCTGATGGAGCGTGATATCGACACCCTCGCCGCTATCGAGTCTCTCGACAACGGCAAGGCTTTCACCATGGCCAAGGTCGATCTTGCCAACTCCATTGGTTGCTTGCGATACTACGCTGGCTGGGCGGACAAGATTCACGGTCAGACCATTGACACCAACCCCGAGACTCTTACCTACACCCGCCACGAGCCCGTTGGTGTTTGCGGTCAGATCATCCCCTGGAACTTCCCCCTTCTGATGTGGTCCTGGAAGATTGGACCCGCTGTTGCCGCTGGTAACACTGTTGTCCTCAAGACCGCCGAGCAGACCCCTCTCTCCGCCCTTTACGCTGCTAAGCTGATCAAGGAGGCTGGATTCCCCGCTGGTGTGATCAACGTCATCTCTGGCTTTGGCCGTACCGCTGGTgctgccatctccagccaCATGGACATTGACAAGGTTGCCTTCACTGGCTCTACTCTTGTTGGACGTACCATCCTGCAGGCCGCTGCTAAGAGCAACCTGAAGAAGGTCACTCTTGAGCTCGGTGGCAAGTCTCCCAACATCgtctttgatgatgctgacatTGACAACGCCATTTCCTGGGCCAACTTTGgtatcttcttcaaccacggCCAGTGCTGCTGTGCTGGATCCCGTATCCTGGTCCAGGAGGGCATCTACGACAAGTTCGTCGCCCGCTTCAAGGAGCGTGCCCAGAAGAACAAGGTCGGAAACCCCTTCGAGCAGGACACCTTCCAGGGTCCCCAGGTTTCCCAGCTCCAGTTCGACCGTATCATGGAGTACATCAACCACGGCAAGAAGGCTGGTGCTACCGTCGCCACCGGTGGTGACCGCCACGGCAACGAGGGTTACTTCATCCAGCCTACTGTCTTCACAGACGTCACTTCCGACATGAAGATTGCCCAGGAGGAGATCTTCGGTCCTGTCGTCACTATCCAGAAGttcaaggatgaggctgaggctaTCAAGATCGGCAACTCGACCGACTACGGTACGTCTATCTTTTCTGGTCTTTGCCGATATTTTGTTGCTAACATACGCACAGgtcttgctgctgccgtgCACACAAAGAACGTCAACACCGCCATTCGCGTGTCCAACGCTCTGAAGGCTGGTACCGTCTGGATCAACAACTACAACATGATCTCGTACCAGGCTCCCTTCGGTGGCTTCAAGCAGTCCGGTCTCGGCCGTGAGCTTGGCTCTTACGCTCTTGAGAACTACACACAGATCAAGACGGTGCACTACCGCCTGGGTGATGCTCTTTTCGCTTAAAGCTAATTGTATGATTTGATGAAATTGCGAATACAAGTTGGATATATCCTGTGTGCTACGGCACTGGTTCAAATTGCTTCTTGTGCAGCAACCATGTGACTCATGTAAAACATATCAGATAACCCCGGATACGATTTTACGATTTTTTAGATTTGCTTTTATCGTAGCGTCCACTTATCCTCGTCCGGCCAAGCACAAAACCTATGGCTATCTTCAGCACGCCGCGATCCTGAACCGTAGCTGGATTGGAAATCCGAAATCAACTGCCCCGCAGCCACCGACACTCGGGCTCCGGGCAAGTACCCCGCGAAATCCCTCACCACCGCTCGGGCTAAGATACCCCGAGGCAGACAGGATCGTACTACAACGACAGGAGCATTAATATTCTTCCACGGTTGCTGAACACTAGCCCGATCCATGCACTGAAAAGTACGATCAATTCGAGTAAGGTAAAGTCTAATTAAAATACTGCTGCCCGTCATGTATTGTTGCTGGCCGGGATGATTCAAGTTTCAAACTGATTTGGTTATATTTTATTGATTCAGAGAATATATGATTTGAACATCCGTACTTGATTTTCTATGAGAGTCGATGGCCTTCAGATGTCATGGCCTTGTTCCCGAGCAGGACTCTGCTTATTTGATCGCGCTGTGCCAAGGTGGGCTCTGTCAATGGATTCCCAGAACGCCAAACAACGCCTAGTCTATAAACGCATTTTATAGCTTTTAATTTTGAATATCTCACTGATAGAATGACATGCCAATGTCTCCCCGCCGTCAAAGCACGTATGCTGAAGATCGACATCTCCAAGTAAACGAATCAGGTTCCAAAGCTAGGACGTAGCGTTGAAGTAGTATGCGCGGATGCAATATTACATTCTGCTGCCATCTAGCAACTTCGATCGGGTCATACGAAGGAGGTGTCTCCTCGCCGTTAACCAATATAGACTTTGCCTCAATCAAGTCCGCCTCCAGAAGAGGATTATCTCGCTATGTAGCATAATTAATTCGACCTTCAAATATCATTGGTTCGTGGTTGGCAAATCGCTCTTTCGCTAGCTTCATTATCCGTTCTTGTTCTCACTCAGCATGGTCCGTTTGAGAGGTTGACGTAGGCGGATTTTGAAGTGCAGTCAAACGTCCTTGGATTCGGTTAATCTGGTCTTGCAATCGTCGTATCAAGTCATTTGTTGTCTGGGGATCCAGAATTGATTCTTCGTTTCTGTCTAGTGGATTGGAGGTATCCTCCGGCTTCAACGGCTCGTTTAGTCAGATCCAAATGGTCGTCTGCTGGTTGGGGTATTGGGAGATCTGATATGATGGGTTTCGAGTCGACATCTCGAATGGTACTGCGGATCCTCCGCCTCTTGCTGATTTGTTGTTTGGCATAAGTCTCAGTGCCTGTTTGTCCGGGCCTTATTCATGGCCTCGGTTGCTGCActtcccttcttccaatcTGGGACAGCGTGTCTCAAGCATCCATAGAATCTAACTCTAAGATGGGCTCACTCAAGGGAGTCGCACTAGCCCTTTACACATGATACACACAGGAAAACATCTGCACCTCACAACTTCCATACCAGGGACTGGTCCTCGCAACAGCCGTAGTTACAGACCATACTGTTGCTGGGCCTGGCACAGGAGCTCGTCACTACGTAGATTAATTAGCTACGGGCTAAGTTGGCCAGTGATAACCCAGATGGATCTCCCTTACATATAGTAATAGGAGCAAGTAGTCCGGTTTGCTTCCGCGTTGCTCAATCCACAGATGCAGCTTAGTGAGCTCACTGATTGTTGGATAATTTGACTATCAAGAGTTTGACTTACTAGCCTGGACAAAAGACAGCCGCTCAATTCGTGGGAGTATTTGTTACTTCCTGGTCCTAGACTTTGAGTATGGGTGGGGAACTGGTCCATATTCGGCTCATAGGCCTTGCTTAGGTACGCGAATAGTAGCGTGTATGAGTGAATGCACTATACAGACGGTTGACTTTGTGCGTATCATGAGATTGCGCAGAGGATCAGTGCGAGGGTTGTGGTCCTGGCTAAAACAGGGATCAAGAAGCCTAGGCACACTTTCCCGTACATAAGAACTTCCCGATATAGTCGACCTGGGAGCTCTCTCATCCGTCTTCCGCCCACATCCATAGCGTCAGCTTGACAGACTGAAAATCTAAAAGATTTCTGCATATTTATCACCGACGACACTATGTACACCACTGCAAAGGCCAACCTCACCACCTCTGCAACCAATTCCCTTATTCTCCCTCGCCCACTCCTCTCCCTCAACCGACTGCCAAACAGAATTAAAAACTGGCCTCCAACTGCACATCACCCTCAGACGCCCAACAGCGGTCAATCTGCTCCTGTATCTGTTTTACGGCCTTCACACCGGTCAAAGGGTACGTCTGAATCGTCCAAGACGAAGCCGGCGCTTTGAATATATTGTTATTCAACGTTGTTGATATGCTCGTTGCAGCCACTGCATTTGCACTATAAAAGGGATGGGATCTTTAACTTCGCGAAGCGCCGGTCCCCAACCTGGTGGGCGCGGATGTGCGTAAAGATAGTCTTGGCCAGATCTTCGTTGATGGCGGAGTTGATCATCGTGTCGCTGACGTGCCAGATAGGCACGTCGAGGCCGGTAGAAGGCGGGGGTTGAGCTGTCTCGAATTCGGTTAAGTCGCGCGCTGGGCCTGAAGAGAGGCGTTCGGGTTCGTTTGGGTCTACAAGCGGCGGGCAGTTCAGGTAGAGCTCGAGAGTTCGTTAGGGCTGGAACAGGGCGAGTGCGGTGTAGGCGGGTGTTTCGAGGCCGCGGTTGCGTTGAATGGCGATGCACAGGGTCTGGAGAGAGGGGCATTGGGCTGCAAGGGAATGGATTTTCTCGACAGCGCATAAGGGACCTGTTATCCTCTTGCCTTTTGCgcggagttggcggagggtCTGATGGCTCCAGTCTTGGGGGCCGACGTTGAGCTTTAATTCGAGTAGTATTGGGCCGTCTTacggagggcagcagtgaggaAGGTTGGTTTGTAGCTACCTAGGAGGCAGACATATGTGAGTGGAGGAATGGAGTCGACCATTGCCTCTGCAGCTGTGTAGAAGGATAGCTCGTCGTCTTGCGGGGGGAAGAGAGCAAGGGTGAGTCTATtcagctgctggaagagacGAAGATTGGCAATAGCCTGCAGTACTTGGGTCTCTTCGATGCAGCCCAACGGTCCACGATTTTGAGCAGCTGTAATCTTGTAGCTAATCCCACTTGAGGAACTGCCCAGCCGGCATTAGGGTCTTCAGCTGCGACGCCAGCTGTTCAAACTTTGCACGCAGTGGTTCCCTCCCACTTTtttcctcaacaccaccgtCTCGTTGAAGTCTTCGTTCGGACCGGCTTGGCCACCCGCGATGATCTGCAATGCAAGCCTCTCGACTTGCGGTGCACGAACAATTacatattcaagaactctaTCTGGGTGCTCCCTGAAGTTCCTGCGCTCTGGATACTCGAAAAGAGTAACATGTGCGGTGTGCAGCAGCGGCGAGAGAACCCAACCGTTCCTCTTTTGATACATGTCTCCCAGTTGAGGATACAGGTAAACAGGTAATCAACAACTTGGATGATACTGCCTGATGGCCTCGTGAAGCTCGACAGGGCCGCCGTTGGACATAAAAAGATCAATATCCCGCAGTTGAGGGATCTTATGAATGAGGTCACTTACCCTGGCGTTGAGGTTCGTTGAACAACCCTCGACTTTGGGAGTGCTTCGAACTCCCAAGTTCTCAGCTTGAAGCGCAGACCGGAGGCCGCTGTAGGCACGAAGCACTGGTGCGCGTCGTGGGCCGCTAATCGGATACCATGGGACGATGATACTGAGTCGTTTTGCGTGAACGAGCACACGGCTGGCTTCTGGCTGCCGGAGAAACTTAAGAGGCATTATCCTTGAGTCTACGTATGATGATatgctcgtacaagagcGACCTGGTAACCCTGTTTCACTCTTGGTCCACCTCATCACGTATCTGCAGACACGGTAAGATATACCACCATTGAAAAAGGGTTAACGTACTTGTCTCGGAATCAGACATTTAAACTCTGATGGCAGTCCGTCCATGTTTTGGTAGAGGGGTTGGATGGTGTGCGGAGGGTTTTAAAAGAAATGCTAGCTTGGGGAACATGGCTTTCTTTTATAATCATTCTACCCAGAGCTTACCTAACAGCACAGAATAGCCTACTTCCTGCCTAGCGGAAAACATATCTAGACCTAGATAGATCTCCTGCTCTGATCCTCCCCCTCTAGCCGCACCTAAACCCAACAACACCCTAGACATCAGTCTTCCCACACTAATTCTTGTAGAAACTGACGATCTCGGTGTTCCCCTTTTCCGCATCGTACGGTGGGAGCCCGTAAACGTGCCAGTTTTTCTCACTGCAGAGTGGCTTCCTCCAATTTGGCAGGTAGTTATTGAGGCAGCTCAGCCTCCCGAAATTGACTTTATCCTTTGAGAGTATctgttatgaatgctcaaaggggaaagggtagaaggaagctgcatcaactacacgaacgtagcctactaaggataggatgccataagacgattgattctctatcttgatgacgatagttctcacttcttcaatgtacaactcctcgagggatcaggccaggggccagagatcatgccatacagatcacgtggcacgtgacacgaggctcaacatgatatattcgtatcagtATCCTATGTGATAAGtctgttcttcctcgtccaaaAATCACCAACAGTATTAATCGATAAATGATGTGCTCGGTAGTATGTTAGATATATAACCTCACTTCTATAACTATAGATTTGGGATACAGGTACAGAACCATGTCTTGCTATGTAGGTTCATAAGCCAGTGTCATAACTTAATTCAATTTTCTTGCCAAGAGACTGACAAACATTGTGTATCATTGCGTCTTTTAAGTACGGCATACTGTTCGAACAAAAGGGCAAAAACGTATTTAACACGTAACGAGTTTGTACCAGCTCAGATTCTGCCAGCAGAAATTTGATTACATATGCAGGATAGCTTGCTTAGTTTCACCGACTGGTTACTCATCCTAAGC
Protein-coding sequences here:
- a CDS encoding aldehyde dehydrogenase aldA (transcript_id=CADANIAT00002125), whose protein sequence is MSDLFTTIETPVIKYEQPLGLFINNEFVKGVEGKTFQVINPSNEKVITSVHEATEKDVDVAVAAARAAFEGPWRQVTPSERGILINKLADLMERDIDTLAAIESLDNGKAFTMAKVDLANSIGCLRYYAGWADKIHGQTIDTNPETLTYTRHEPVGVCGQIIPWNFPLLMWSWKIGPAVAAGNTVVLKTAEQTPLSALYAAKLIKEAGFPAGVINVISGFGRTAGAAISSHMDIDKVAFTGSTLVGRTILQAAAKSNLKKVTLELGGKSPNIVFDDADIDNAISWANFGIFFNHGQCCCAGSRILVQEGIYDKFVARFKERAQKNKVGNPFEQDTFQGPQVSQLQFDRIMEYINHGKKAGATVATGGDRHGNEGYFIQPTVFTDVTSDMKIAQEEIFGPVVTIQKFKDEAEAIKIGNSTDYGLAAAVHTKNVNTAIRVSNALKAGTVWINNYNMISYQAPFGGFKQSGLGRELGSYALENYTQIKTVHYRLGDALFA
- a CDS encoding pyridoxamine 5'-phosphate oxidase family protein (transcript_id=CADANIAT00002124) gives rise to the protein MPKFYPSISPELRDWALNQKVFFTASAPLRGRHINISPKGLPDASFAILGPNEAAYVDATGSGSETISHVRENGRITILFCSFDAAPRILRFFCTGSVIEWSDSDFGPYLERMGGKTLLGARAIIRLDVFKVQTSCGYGVPQLSLAFDEETNKPKPYFKDRDTLGSWARKKVEGDELRAYQKEWNSHSLDGLPSLRTALQDKGQSVHLAKLSNWTRYYRDEIELVKTSALLLFVAMAILQWAGYVSFYSTH
- a CDS encoding uncharacterized protein (transcript_id=CADANIAT00002126) produces the protein MDGLPSEFKCLIPRQPEASRVLVHAKRLSIIVPWYPISGPRRAPVLRAYSGLRSALQAENLGVRSTPKVEGCSTNLNARRNGWVLSPLLHTAHVTLFEYPERRNFREHPDRVLEYVIVRAPQVERLALQIIAGGQAGPNEDFNETVVLRKKAIANLRLFQQLNRLTLALFPPQDDELSFYTAAEAMVDSIPPLTYVCLLGSYKPTFLTAALHPNEPERLSSGPARDLTEFETAQPPPSTGLDVPIWHVSDTMINSAINEDLAKTIFTHIRAHQVGDRRFAKLKIPSLL